A stretch of DNA from Candidatus Bipolaricaulota bacterium:
GCAGCTCACCTTATTAGACCAGTTGCCAAAGTTGCACTTACGAGTTGAATCCGCGTTATACCCAAAAGCTTTGCTTTCTCGCACGGGTGCGCTATGATTCGATGCCCGCGTGATGCGGAGTAAGTAAGAAAGAGGATGAGGAGAGGATGGACTTTCATACGCACGTCGAATCGCTTCTGAATCGTCCCACCGTTTTTCAAAACCCGACCCGCAGGTTCATGATCGCGGAATCAGTCCGCCGCCGCGAGGCGATCATCCTTACAACCGGGGCGCTTGCCACCTGGACGCCGCCGGAGTCGACCGGGCGCAGCCCGCTCGACACCCTGACCGTCCGCCGCAAGGAGAGCGAGAAGAAGATCGACTGGGACTCCCCGAACAACATCCCGATCGACGAGGAGACGTTCGACATGGTCTTCGCGGATGCGATCGCCACTCTTAAGGGAAAGGACCAGATCTACATCACCGATCGCGTCCTCGGCGCCGATCCGGCCTACGCCCTCCCGGTCCGGACGATCACCGCGAGCTCCCTCACCGCACTGTTCACCGACAACATGTTCCGCCCGGTCCCGGATGGGATCGAGGAGAGCATCTTCGCGGAGCGGCCGTTCACCCTGTTGGTCCTTCCCTACGACAAGCTCGATCCGAAGCGGTATGAAGGCCGATTGCGGATCGATCCGCGGATCGGGGGGACCTCGACGATGGTGATCGGGATGGATTACGACCGGAGGATCGGGATCGTCTACGGCTCGGCCTACGGCGGCTCGGTGAAAAAGCTGATGTTCACCGTGATGAACTACCTCCTCCCAGGCGAGGGGATCCTCCCCCTCCACTGCTCGGCGAACGAGGGGCCGGACGGGGATACTGCGCTTCTGCTCGGGCTATCCGGCACCGGGAAGACGACCCTGTCGGCCGATCCCCACCGCGCCCTCCTCGGCGACGACGAGCACGGCTGGAGCGACAATGGGATCGCCAACTTCGAGAACGGCTGCTACGCCAAGCTGATCGATCTCGATCCGGACAAGGAGCCGGAGATCTACCGTGCCGTCTTCCATCCGGACCACTACCTCGATCACGGGGCGATCGTGGAGAACGCGATGGTCTACCCAGACGGGAGCTTCGACCTGTCCGACGATCGGCTCACCCCGAACTCCCGCGCCTCCTACCCGCTCACCTACCTTTCGAACGTCAAGCCGACCGCCCGCGGCGGGCACCCTAAGACGATCCTGTTCCTCACTGCCGATGCCAACGGGGTTCTCCCCCCGATCGCGCGGCTCACCCGGAATCAGGCGATGCTCTGGTTCCTGATGGGCTACACGAGCAAGCTCGCCGGGACCGAGACCGGGATCGTCGAGCCGAAGACGACCTTCTCCCGGTTCTTCGGCGAGCCGTTCATGCCGCGGAACCCCGACGTCTACGCGCGGATGCTCGGAGAGAAGATGGACCGGCACGGGACAGAGGTCTACCTCGTCAACACCGGCTGGTCGGGCGGGCCGTACGGGATCGGGAAGCGGATGGACATTCGACTCACCCGGGCAATGGTCGACGCCGCCCTGACCGGGAAGCTAGCTGAGGTCGAGTACGAGGAGGACAGGCGGTTTCACGTCCTCGTCCCCAAAAGCTGTCCCGGCGTCCCGGCCGAGATCCTCGACCCGAAGAGGACCTGGGAGGACAAGGAAGCGTACGAAGCGCGGGCCGACCGGCTCGCCGCCGAGTTCGCCGCCCACTTCGAGAAGGCGTACGGGAACAAGGGGATCGATCCGGCCGTTGCCGCCGAGTGTCCGGGGAGATGAAGCGAGGGGGACACCGAACCGCAGCCCAGGCGCTCGCCGCCGTGCGATGCGGGGGAACGGTCACTTCGCCTGAGGCGGGGGCGGTATGTGCCCTGTCTCCATCAGGATTCTCGTCTCCTGTTGGGCGTGGTGGATCTTCTCCTCCGCTGCGCGGCGCAGGGCGTCCGCGGTGAGGATGCGGCGGGCGATCCCCTGTTCGATCGCCGTCAGCCCAACGGCGACCGCCTCGTTGACGAATACCTCGGTCTCCATCATCGTGGGGATGATGTAGTCTTCGCTTAACCCCTTCTCCTCCGCCGTTTTGGCGATGGCGCGGGCGGCGGCGATCGCCATCTCGTCGGTGATTGTCTTCGCGAACACGTCGAGCGTCCCGCGGAAGATCCCAGGAAACCCGATCGAGTTGTTGATCTGGTTGGGGAAGTCCGATCTCCCGGTCCCGACGATCCGCACCCCGGCGGCCTTCGCCTCCCACGGCCAGAGCTCCGGGGTTGGGTTCGCCATGAAGAATCCGACCGCGTCCCGGTTCATCCCCTGGAGCCACTCCGGCGCGATCGTCCCCGGACCCGGGCGGGTGAACGAGATGACCACGTCCGCGCCGGCAAGGGCCTCGGGGATCCCGCCGCGGATTCGCCCGGCGTTGGTCTTGCTCAGCATCTCCCCGCGATGGGGGAAGAGCCGTTCGAGGTCCATGTCCGGGGTGAGGAGGCGCGGCCTTCCCTCCACCACGTCGACCGCGCGGATGTGCCCTGCCGGGACTCCTGCCTTGATCAGCACCCGCATGGTCGCGCTCCCCGCCGCTCCGACCCCGAGCTGGGCGACCTCCACCTCGGACAGGCGCTTGCCCACCAGCTTGAGGGCGTTCATCACCCCGGCAAGGACGACCGCCGCCGTCCCTTGCTGATCGTCGTGCCAGACCGGGATGTCGAGCTCGGCGCGCAGCCGCTCGAGGACGTAGAAGCACTTCGGGCTTGAGATGTCTTCCAGGTTGATCCCTCCGAACCCAGGAGCGATCCACTTCACCGCCTGGACGATCTCGTCCGGATCATGTGTGTCGAGCACGATCGGAAATGCCCCCACCCCGCCGAGGTACTTGAACAACAGGGCCTTCCCCTCCATCACCGGCAGCCCGGCGCGCGGTCCGATGTCCCCCAGCCCGAGGACGCGCGAGCCGTCGGAGACCACCGCGACCGCGTTCGCCTTGTTGGTGTACTCGAACACCTTGTCCGGGTCCTCCGCGATCTCCCGGCACGGGGCAGCCACCCCGGGTGTGTACCAGATTCCAAGGTCAGCAAATCCCGTCACCCCGCACTTTATCCCTGCTTCGATCTTCCCGCGGTAAAACGCATGCCACGTCGGGGCAAGCTTCCCCGGGACCTCTGCCCGGCGCTTGCGCTCGCCTTCGGGGATCATTTCCTTCATCGCGCCTCCTTCTCGATTCGTTGCATGATTTTCTTCATCCGTGCTGCGTTTTCCTCCTCGACGCCTCGGTACAGGTTCCCGCCTGCGGGATCAATGGTCACGAGGAGGGGACCGAACCGAGTGACGTGAAGGATCCACACCGCCTCCGCCATCCCGAGCTCCTCCAGGAAGAAGACACCCTCCACCCGGTCGATCGACCGCGCCGCCAGTGCCCCGGCACCGCCGGTGAAATGGGCGTAGACTCCACCGATCCGGGCCAACGCAGCGGCGGTCCCAGGCCCCATTCCCCCCTTCCCGATGACGATCCGCGGGCGGAACGCGGCGAGGAATCGCGGTTCATCCGGCTCCATCCGCATGCTCGTCGTCGGCCCGGCGGAAAGGACGTGCCAACCGGCCGCATCGCGCCGCACGAGCGGGCCGCAGTGGTAGAGCCCCATTCGGCTCGGGACGAACGGGAGCGGTCCGCCATGTTCGTGACGCGCGAGGAGCAATCGGTGTGCGGCATCGCGGGCGGTGAACACGCGCCCGGTAAGGTAGAACCGGTCCCCGGCGCGGAGGGTCGCCACCGCGTCCAAATCGTCCGGGAGCGCGATCGTCCTCATCCTTCCACCTCGATTCTTCCGTCGGAACGGAGCAACACGACCGCACGGCGGTCGGCCCAGCATTGGATCACGATCCCGACCGGAAGCGAAGCGGGATGGCGCATCGCGTACTCGACGTGCACCGCGAGCACGGTCGCCCTCCCGCCGAGGCCCATCGGCCCGATCCCCGTCTCGTTCAAGAGCGTGGTCAGTTCCCGCTCCAACGCGGCGACCCGCGCCTCTGGGTGCGGTTCTCCAACGCGGCGGAGAAGGGCCCGCTTCCCGAGCCGGAGCGCGGCATCCGCTCCTCCCCCGATCCCCACTCCGACGATCGTCGGAGGGCAGGGGAGCCCCTTGACCGCAGCGATGTGCTCGACCACCGCCCGCTTCACCCCGGCGATCCCAGCGCTTGGACGGAGGAGCCGGAGGGCGCAGGCGTTCTCACTCCCCCCTCCCTTGGGCAGGATCGCGATCTTTACCGCGTCCCCGGGGACGACCTCCCAGTCGATGAGCGGAATTCCCTGCCCGAGGTTGTTCCCGGGATTGTCGCCGGTGAACGGATCGACCGTGTTCGGCCGGAGCGGGATGCGTTCAGTTGCCTCCGCCACCGCGCGGGTGATCGCCGGGGTGATGATCCCAAGGTGAGGGCTGTCCGCTCCGGCAGCCACGAAGAACGTCGGGGTGCCGGTGTCCTGACAGATGGGGAGACCAGCGTCCCGGGCAAGGGCTGTGTTTTTCAGGATCGTCTCCAGCTCCTGTCTTGCGATCGGGGAGTCCTCACTATCTCGTGCTCGGGATAACGCGGCGATGACGTCGTCCGGAAGACGGGTCACCGCCGTCGTGAGTGCCGTTACCAACGCCTCCTTCAATCGATCCATATCCAGTTCTTACTCGAATCGGCCGGGAAATAAAAGTCCGCGTTGCATTCGCCGTTGGTCGGAGGTACAGTAACCGCAGCGAAAGGGGGAAATATGAAGGGAGTTTTTATCATTGCCGACGGGCTCGGCGGTCGGCCGAGCGATCTTGCGGGAAAGACGTGTCTCGAGGCGGCGCGCACTCCGAACCTGGACGAGCTTGCGCGGCGGGGGGCGATCGGGCTGATCGATCCGATCCGGCCCGGAGTGCGGCCAGGGAGCGACACCGCTCACCTCTCCCTTCTTGGCTACGACCCGTATGAGGTGTACACCGGGAGAGGGGTATACGAGTGTCTGGGGATCGGGATCGACGTCGAGCCTGGTGACGTCTGCTTCCGTGCCAACTTCGCCACCGTGGAGGAGACCCCGGACGGGCTCAAGCTGCTCGACCGCCGCGCCGGACGGATCGAATCGGGGCAGGAGGCCCTGGCGCAGGCCCTGACGCAGATCGAGCTTTCTGATGGGGTGAAATTCGCGTTCAAGGCGAGCACGCAGCACCGGGGGGCGCTGCGCCTGCGCGGGGAGGGGCTCACCCGCCACGTGAGCGAGAACGATCCGCACAAGACCGGGGTGGTGATCCCGGACGCACAGCCGCTGTCCGACGAGCCGGGAGCGCGGCGGACCGCGGCGGCGGTGAACGAGTTCACCCGCAAGAGCTACGAGGTTTTGAAGGACCATCCGGTGAACCGGGAGAGGATCGCGGCGGGTAAGCCGCCGGCGAACATCGTCCTGTTGCGGGGGGCGGCCGACCTTCCCCACCTCGAGCCGATCGCGAAGGTCTATAAGGTGCGCGGTGCGGTGATCGCCGGGGCCGCTCTGTACCGCGGGGTCGCCCTTGCCTGCGGAATGACCCGGATCGATGCGCCGGGAGCGACCGGCGGGGTGGATACAGATCTCGTCTCCAAGGCGAAGACCGCGATCGAGGCGCTGAATGAGCTGGACTACGTCTTCATCCACGTTAAGGGGACGGATAACAAGGGACACGATCAGGATGCCGAGGGGAAGATGCGGTTCATCGAGCGGATCGACGCTGAGCTTATCGGCACATTGATGGAAAAGCTCGATTGGAGCGAGACCCACCTCGCGTTCACCGGTGACCACACCACCCCGATCGACTACGGTGATCACACCGCCGAGCCGGTTCCGATCCTGTACGTTGGGCCGAACGTGCGCACCGACGCCACAACCGAGTTCGGGGAGCGGGCTGCCGGCCGCGGTGGGCTCGGGCGCTGGTCCGGACGCGCCCTCCCGATTTTGTTCAACTACAACAATTGGGCTCCGAAGTTCGGATCTTGACGCTCAACCAATGAAGACGGAATAGGTACACAGGAGAGGGACTCACGCAGGGGAGCGCTGCAAAGCTCATCGCCGCGGACTCCTAAGGAGGGCGGACTTGCCGTGGCACTCGGGGTGGCGAACCTGAACACGATGGCCGGGCAAAACGCCCGGCTTTGCACTGCGATAGCACAAACCGATCCAGTGCAATGACAGTCCCATCCAGCATTGAGCCGCCGGCTCAGTTGATGCGCTCCCCTGTCTCCTCGTCGAACAGATGGATCCGCGCGTGATTGAACTTGAGCTCCACCGACTGCCCGGGCGCAACTGGCATGGTCGCGTCCACCACGGACTTGAAGATCAACCCTTCCCCGAGCTTGAACGAGACGATCTGCTGCGGGCCTTGTGGTTCCACCACGAACACCTCGGCCGAGAAATCCCCCTTCCCCTCCGGGAGGATCATCAGATCCTCCGGTCGCACTCCTAGTGTCACCTCGCGACCGGTATGTGCTCGCAATCGGTCCGCCAGCTCGGCAGGGAGGAAGAACTCAAAGTGGGGAGACACAAGGGACAACCGTCCATCCTCCTCCTGCACCTGAACGGTGAGCATGTTCATCGGCGGGGTGCCGATAAACCCAGCGACGAACCGATTGGTCGGGTGGAAATAGATCTCCTGTGGAGTACCTAATTGAGATCCCTGCCCCTTCTCCATCACCATTATCCGGTCCGCCATTCCCATCGCCTCGGACTGGTCGTGGGTGACGTAGATAGAGGTAGACCCCGCCTGCTCGTGGATGTGCTTCAGTTCAGTGCGCATCTGGATCCTGAGCTTGGCGTCTAGGTTGGAGAGGGGCTCGTCGTACAGGAATACCTGCGGCTTGACCGCCAGGGCGCGGGCGAGAGCGACGCGCTGTCTTTGTCCTCCGGAGAGTTGTGTCGGATAGCGGTTGAGGAGCTCTTCGATCGCTACCATCCGCGCCACTTCGTGCACCACCGCGTCGATCTCCCGCTTCCCCAACTTGGATGCCTTGTGCCGGCGGTAGCGGAGGCCGAACGCAATGTTGTCGTACACCTTCATGTGCGGCCAGACGGCGTAGCTCTGGAAGACCATGGAGATGTCCCGGTCGCGCGGCGGGAGGAGGTTCACCAATCGGTCCCCGATGTAGATCGCCCCCGCGGTCGGCTCCTCCAGCCCGGCGATCATCCGCAGGGTCGTCGTCTTTCCGCACCCGGAGGGTCCGAGCATGACGATGAACTCCCGGTCCCTAATCTCAAGGTCGAAGTCGCGGACCGCCCAGACCCGCTTCCCGAAGCGCTTACTCACTCCCTGCAGCTTAACCTCCGCCATCGTCAGACTCTCCTTCCATCATATTCTCACCCCGCCCCA
This window harbors:
- a CDS encoding fumarate hydratase C-terminal domain-containing protein; the encoded protein is MRTIALPDDLDAVATLRAGDRFYLTGRVFTARDAAHRLLLARHEHGGPLPFVPSRMGLYHCGPLVRRDAAGWHVLSAGPTTSMRMEPDEPRFLAAFRPRIVIGKGGMGPGTAAALARIGGVYAHFTGGAGALAARSIDRVEGVFFLEELGMAEAVWILHVTRFGPLLVTIDPAGGNLYRGVEEENAARMKKIMQRIEKEAR
- a CDS encoding phosphoenolpyruvate carboxykinase (ATP); the protein is MDFHTHVESLLNRPTVFQNPTRRFMIAESVRRREAIILTTGALATWTPPESTGRSPLDTLTVRRKESEKKIDWDSPNNIPIDEETFDMVFADAIATLKGKDQIYITDRVLGADPAYALPVRTITASSLTALFTDNMFRPVPDGIEESIFAERPFTLLVLPYDKLDPKRYEGRLRIDPRIGGTSTMVIGMDYDRRIGIVYGSAYGGSVKKLMFTVMNYLLPGEGILPLHCSANEGPDGDTALLLGLSGTGKTTLSADPHRALLGDDEHGWSDNGIANFENGCYAKLIDLDPDKEPEIYRAVFHPDHYLDHGAIVENAMVYPDGSFDLSDDRLTPNSRASYPLTYLSNVKPTARGGHPKTILFLTADANGVLPPIARLTRNQAMLWFLMGYTSKLAGTETGIVEPKTTFSRFFGEPFMPRNPDVYARMLGEKMDRHGTEVYLVNTGWSGGPYGIGKRMDIRLTRAMVDAALTGKLAEVEYEEDRRFHVLVPKSCPGVPAEILDPKRTWEDKEAYEARADRLAAEFAAHFEKAYGNKGIDPAVAAECPGR
- a CDS encoding ABC transporter ATP-binding protein, which encodes MAEVKLQGVSKRFGKRVWAVRDFDLEIRDREFIVMLGPSGCGKTTTLRMIAGLEEPTAGAIYIGDRLVNLLPPRDRDISMVFQSYAVWPHMKVYDNIAFGLRYRRHKASKLGKREIDAVVHEVARMVAIEELLNRYPTQLSGGQRQRVALARALAVKPQVFLYDEPLSNLDAKLRIQMRTELKHIHEQAGSTSIYVTHDQSEAMGMADRIMVMEKGQGSQLGTPQEIYFHPTNRFVAGFIGTPPMNMLTVQVQEEDGRLSLVSPHFEFFLPAELADRLRAHTGREVTLGVRPEDLMILPEGKGDFSAEVFVVEPQGPQQIVSFKLGEGLIFKSVVDATMPVAPGQSVELKFNHARIHLFDEETGERIN
- a CDS encoding 2,3-bisphosphoglycerate-independent phosphoglycerate mutase is translated as MKGVFIIADGLGGRPSDLAGKTCLEAARTPNLDELARRGAIGLIDPIRPGVRPGSDTAHLSLLGYDPYEVYTGRGVYECLGIGIDVEPGDVCFRANFATVEETPDGLKLLDRRAGRIESGQEALAQALTQIELSDGVKFAFKASTQHRGALRLRGEGLTRHVSENDPHKTGVVIPDAQPLSDEPGARRTAAAVNEFTRKSYEVLKDHPVNRERIAAGKPPANIVLLRGAADLPHLEPIAKVYKVRGAVIAGAALYRGVALACGMTRIDAPGATGGVDTDLVSKAKTAIEALNELDYVFIHVKGTDNKGHDQDAEGKMRFIERIDAELIGTLMEKLDWSETHLAFTGDHTTPIDYGDHTAEPVPILYVGPNVRTDATTEFGERAAGRGGLGRWSGRALPILFNYNNWAPKFGS
- a CDS encoding fumarate hydratase, whose protein sequence is MDRLKEALVTALTTAVTRLPDDVIAALSRARDSEDSPIARQELETILKNTALARDAGLPICQDTGTPTFFVAAGADSPHLGIITPAITRAVAEATERIPLRPNTVDPFTGDNPGNNLGQGIPLIDWEVVPGDAVKIAILPKGGGSENACALRLLRPSAGIAGVKRAVVEHIAAVKGLPCPPTIVGVGIGGGADAALRLGKRALLRRVGEPHPEARVAALERELTTLLNETGIGPMGLGGRATVLAVHVEYAMRHPASLPVGIVIQCWADRRAVVLLRSDGRIEVEG
- a CDS encoding NADP-dependent malic enzyme, whose product is MIPEGERKRRAEVPGKLAPTWHAFYRGKIEAGIKCGVTGFADLGIWYTPGVAAPCREIAEDPDKVFEYTNKANAVAVVSDGSRVLGLGDIGPRAGLPVMEGKALLFKYLGGVGAFPIVLDTHDPDEIVQAVKWIAPGFGGINLEDISSPKCFYVLERLRAELDIPVWHDDQQGTAAVVLAGVMNALKLVGKRLSEVEVAQLGVGAAGSATMRVLIKAGVPAGHIRAVDVVEGRPRLLTPDMDLERLFPHRGEMLSKTNAGRIRGGIPEALAGADVVISFTRPGPGTIAPEWLQGMNRDAVGFFMANPTPELWPWEAKAAGVRIVGTGRSDFPNQINNSIGFPGIFRGTLDVFAKTITDEMAIAAARAIAKTAEEKGLSEDYIIPTMMETEVFVNEAVAVGLTAIEQGIARRILTADALRRAAEEKIHHAQQETRILMETGHIPPPPQAK